From a single Sorghum bicolor cultivar BTx623 chromosome 5, Sorghum_bicolor_NCBIv3, whole genome shotgun sequence genomic region:
- the LOC8155454 gene encoding photosystem I chlorophyll a/b-binding protein 6, chloroplastic has product MHGWWAMLAAAGILIPDLLVRCGFINTGYLWFDAGSREYFVDPWTLFVLQMALVGWAESRRCADFLRRSCVDIEPCFANRKNPVLDIGYPGGVWFDWPNWGWHGVALSHPVFQRIPGANYMCAQDVHTTHIVTNMENIKNNALLHIET; this is encoded by the coding sequence ATGCATGGGTGGTGGGCAATGCTGGCGGCGGCGGGCATCCTGATCCCGGACCTGCTGGTGCGGTGTGGCTTCATCAACACCGGCTACTTGTGGTTCGACGCCGGGTCCCGCGAGTACTTCGTGGACCCATGGACGCTCTTCGTCTTGCAGATGGCGCTAGTGGGGTGGGCAGAGAGCCGGCGGTGTGCAGACTTCCTCAGGCGCAGCTGCGTTGACATTGAGCCATGCTTCGCAAACCGCAAGAACCCCGTCCTTGACATCGGGTACCCCGGTGGCGTCTGGTTCGATTGGCCCAACTGGGGCTGGCATGGTGTTGCGCTGTCGCACCCGGTTTTCCAAAGAATACCAGgcgctaactatatgtgtgcccaggatgtccacacAACACATATAGTgacaaatatggagaatatcaagaacaatgctttattaCATATTGAAACATAG